The following are encoded together in the Pectobacterium wasabiae CFBP 3304 genome:
- a CDS encoding YcbK family protein, whose amino-acid sequence MDHIDNHRRKWLALGGAALGIALLPGQAFATLSTPRPRILTLDNLNTGERLKTEFFDGKRYNKSELSRLNHFFRDYRANKVKMIDPQLFDQLYRLQVMLGTNKPVQLISGYRAMDTNNELRAHSRGVAKQSYHTKGQAMDFHIEGVQLANIRKAATKMRAGGVGYYPRSDFVHIDTGPVRTW is encoded by the coding sequence ATGGATCACATTGACAATCATCGCCGTAAGTGGCTTGCACTGGGTGGTGCCGCATTGGGTATCGCACTGCTTCCCGGTCAGGCATTTGCAACGTTATCTACCCCCCGACCACGAATTTTGACGCTAGATAACCTGAATACCGGAGAGCGGCTGAAAACGGAATTCTTTGATGGTAAACGGTATAACAAATCAGAACTTTCCCGCCTGAATCACTTTTTCCGCGATTATCGTGCCAATAAAGTCAAAATGATTGATCCGCAGCTTTTCGATCAGCTCTATCGTTTACAGGTCATGTTGGGAACCAACAAACCCGTGCAACTGATTTCCGGTTATCGTGCAATGGATACCAATAACGAATTGCGCGCGCATAGCCGAGGTGTGGCAAAGCAGAGCTACCACACAAAAGGGCAAGCGATGGATTTCCATATCGAAGGTGTCCAACTGGCCAATATCCGTAAAGCTGCCACTAAAATGCGTGCCGGCGGGGTTGGCTACTATCCACGCAGTGATTTCGTTCACATCGATACCGGCCCGGTCCGCACCTGGTAA
- the pepN gene encoding aminopeptidase N: MNQQPQIKYRHDYRAPDYTITNIALDFDLHAEKTRVKAVSQVVSQGEAGAPLKLDGEGLTLISLSVDGQPWTHYQQQDDGLIVTQLPARFTLSIETDINPSANSALEGLYLSGEALCTQCEAEGFRHITYYLDRPDVLAKFTTRITADKARYPYLLSNGNRIAQGELEGGRHWIEWQDPFPKPAYLFALVAGDFDVLEDRFTTRSGRDVALELYVDRGNLDRADWAMTSLKNSMKWDEERFGLEYDLDIYMIVAVDFFNMGAMENKGLNVFNSKYVLAKAETATDKDYLNIEAVIGHEYFHNWTGNRVTCRDWFQLSLKEGLTVFRDQEFSSDLGSRPVNRIDNVRVMRGAQFAEDASPMSHPIRPDQVIEMNNFYTLTVYEKGSEVIRMMHTLLGEEGFQAGIRLYFERHDGSAATCDDFVLAMEEASGVDLTQFRLWYSQSGTPVLTVRDDYDPQTQQYLLSVSQMTPVGADKQQKLPLHIPLDIELYDLQGKVIPLQKDGQLLSSVLNVTESEQTFIFDQVPCRPIPSLLREFSAPVKLNYAWSDEQLTFLMRHASNAFSRWDAAQSLLANYIRLNVSRYQQKQPLSVPMHVVDAFRGVLLDDKLDPMLASQILTLPSENEIAELFDIIDPTAIAAVRDSMTHTMAQEMADEWLAVYHANHAPQYRIEHADMGKRALRNTCLHYLAFSDANQADKLVHTQFRQADNMTDSLAALAAAVDAQLPVRDELLVQFDDRWHQDGLVMDKWFVLQATSPADNVLTRVRELLQHRSFSLNNPNRLRSLVGAFAASNPSAFHAEDGSGYRFLTEILTDLNTRNPQVAARMIEPLIRLKRYDAKRQAQMRQALEQLKTLENLSGDLFEKISKALQD; the protein is encoded by the coding sequence ATGAATCAACAGCCGCAAATAAAATATCGCCATGATTATCGTGCGCCGGATTACACCATTACCAACATTGCGCTGGATTTCGATCTCCATGCCGAAAAAACGCGTGTAAAAGCCGTTAGCCAGGTGGTGTCGCAAGGGGAGGCTGGCGCGCCGTTGAAGCTGGATGGAGAAGGGTTGACGCTGATTAGCCTGAGTGTTGATGGCCAGCCGTGGACACATTACCAGCAGCAGGACGATGGCCTGATTGTGACGCAATTGCCGGCGCGTTTTACGCTCAGCATTGAAACGGACATTAATCCTTCCGCCAATAGCGCACTAGAAGGGCTATACCTCTCTGGCGAAGCGCTCTGTACGCAGTGTGAAGCTGAAGGTTTCCGCCACATTACCTATTATCTCGACCGGCCGGATGTGCTGGCGAAATTCACGACGCGCATCACCGCAGATAAAGCTCGCTATCCTTATTTACTCTCTAACGGTAATCGTATCGCACAAGGAGAGTTGGAAGGCGGCCGCCATTGGATTGAATGGCAGGATCCGTTCCCGAAACCGGCTTATCTGTTCGCACTGGTTGCTGGTGATTTTGATGTCCTTGAGGATCGCTTCACAACGCGTTCTGGTCGTGATGTGGCGTTGGAACTGTATGTTGACCGCGGTAACCTCGATCGTGCGGATTGGGCGATGACCTCGCTGAAGAATTCGATGAAGTGGGACGAAGAGCGTTTCGGTCTGGAATACGATCTCGACATTTATATGATCGTTGCCGTTGATTTCTTCAACATGGGGGCGATGGAAAACAAAGGGCTGAACGTATTCAACTCTAAATACGTGCTAGCGAAGGCAGAAACCGCGACGGATAAAGACTATCTGAACATTGAAGCGGTGATCGGCCATGAATATTTCCACAACTGGACGGGCAACCGTGTCACCTGCCGCGACTGGTTCCAGCTTAGCCTGAAAGAAGGGCTGACGGTGTTCCGCGATCAGGAGTTCAGTTCCGATCTGGGTTCGCGTCCGGTGAATCGCATTGATAACGTGCGCGTGATGCGCGGTGCACAGTTTGCCGAAGATGCCAGCCCGATGTCGCACCCGATTCGTCCCGATCAGGTGATCGAGATGAATAACTTCTATACGCTGACGGTCTATGAAAAAGGATCGGAAGTGATCCGCATGATGCACACCTTATTAGGTGAAGAAGGCTTCCAGGCGGGCATTCGTCTGTATTTTGAGCGTCACGACGGTAGCGCGGCGACCTGTGATGACTTTGTGCTAGCGATGGAAGAGGCATCCGGCGTCGATCTCACGCAGTTCCGCCTCTGGTACAGCCAGTCGGGAACGCCGGTATTGACCGTGCGTGATGATTACGATCCGCAGACGCAACAGTACCTGCTGAGCGTGAGCCAGATGACGCCAGTCGGTGCCGACAAGCAGCAGAAGCTGCCGCTGCACATTCCGTTGGATATTGAACTATACGATCTGCAAGGGAAGGTGATTCCGCTCCAGAAAGACGGTCAACTGCTGTCGTCAGTGCTTAATGTGACTGAATCTGAGCAAACGTTCATTTTCGATCAGGTACCTTGTCGCCCGATTCCTTCTTTATTACGTGAGTTTTCTGCGCCAGTAAAACTGAACTATGCCTGGAGCGATGAGCAACTGACGTTCCTGATGCGTCATGCGAGTAATGCATTCTCACGTTGGGATGCAGCACAGAGTTTGCTGGCTAACTATATCCGTCTGAACGTTTCCCGCTATCAGCAGAAGCAGCCGCTTTCCGTGCCAATGCATGTTGTTGACGCTTTCCGTGGCGTATTGCTGGATGACAAACTGGACCCGATGCTGGCTTCTCAGATTCTGACATTACCGAGCGAAAACGAGATTGCCGAACTGTTTGATATCATCGATCCCACCGCAATCGCTGCCGTGCGTGACAGCATGACGCACACGATGGCGCAAGAGATGGCGGATGAGTGGTTGGCGGTATACCACGCGAATCACGCACCGCAATACCGTATCGAACACGCGGATATGGGCAAGCGCGCGCTACGCAATACCTGTCTGCATTATCTGGCATTCAGCGATGCAAATCAGGCCGATAAACTGGTGCACACGCAGTTCCGTCAGGCCGATAACATGACCGACTCGCTGGCGGCGCTGGCGGCGGCGGTTGACGCTCAGCTACCCGTGCGTGATGAACTGCTGGTGCAGTTTGATGACCGCTGGCATCAGGATGGTTTGGTCATGGACAAATGGTTCGTGCTGCAAGCCACCAGCCCAGCAGATAATGTGCTGACCCGCGTGCGTGAATTGTTGCAACACCGCTCATTCAGCCTGAACAATCCTAACCGCCTGCGTTCGTTGGTGGGAGCGTTTGCGGCATCGAATCCATCGGCTTTCCATGCAGAAGACGGTAGCGGTTATCGCTTCCTGACTGAGATTCTAACCGATCTGAACACCCGCAATCCGCAGGTCGCGGCACGGATGATCGAACCGTTGATCCGCTTAAAACGCTATGATGCTAAACGGCAGGCGCAAATGCGTCAGGCGCTGGAGCAACTGAAGACGTTGGAAAATCTGTCTGGCGATCTGTTCGAGAAAATCAGCA
- the pncB gene encoding nicotinate phosphoribosyltransferase, which produces MTLHTSPILHSLLDTDAYKLHMQQAVYHHYYDVDVAAEFRCRGDELLGVYADEIAHQVDLMRFLSLSDDEFTYLSSLPFFQQDYLHWLRDFRFNPQQVSIKNNAGKLDIRITGPWREVILWEVPLLAVISEVVHRYRSPDVATKQALAQLSASLENFRQNSKDVDLSRFKLMDFGTRRRFSRDVQQTIVTTLRADFPYLIGTSNYDLARRLSITPVGTQAHEWFQAHQQISPTLANSQRAALHMWLHEYPTHLGIALTDCITMDAFLRDFDLPFAEAYQGLRHDSGDPVDWGEKAIAHYQRLNIDPMSKTLVFSDNLNLDKALVLYRHFHQRVNLVFGMGTRLTCDIPGVKPLNIVIKLVECNGKPVAKLSDSPGKTICQDQNFVCELRKAFDLPRVKKAS; this is translated from the coding sequence ATGACTTTGCACACTTCCCCGATTTTGCACTCATTGCTGGATACCGATGCCTACAAACTGCACATGCAACAGGCGGTGTATCATCATTATTATGATGTCGATGTTGCGGCCGAATTCCGCTGCCGTGGCGATGAGTTATTAGGCGTCTATGCCGACGAGATCGCCCATCAGGTTGATCTGATGCGTTTCTTGTCATTGAGTGACGATGAGTTTACCTACCTTTCTTCTCTGCCGTTCTTTCAGCAGGACTATCTCCACTGGCTGCGGGACTTCCGTTTTAATCCGCAGCAGGTTTCGATTAAGAATAACGCTGGCAAGCTGGATATCCGCATCACCGGGCCGTGGCGTGAAGTAATTCTGTGGGAAGTTCCCTTGCTGGCCGTGATCAGTGAAGTCGTGCATCGGTATCGTTCACCCGATGTCGCGACTAAACAGGCGCTCGCCCAACTGTCAGCCTCATTGGAAAATTTCCGCCAGAACAGCAAGGATGTGGATCTCAGTCGGTTCAAGTTAATGGATTTCGGCACACGTCGCCGCTTCTCTCGTGATGTCCAACAAACCATTGTCACGACGCTACGAGCCGACTTCCCTTATCTCATCGGCACCAGCAATTACGATCTGGCACGCCGTTTGAGTATCACACCTGTCGGCACGCAAGCTCACGAGTGGTTTCAGGCGCATCAACAGATTAGTCCGACGCTGGCCAACAGCCAGCGCGCGGCACTCCACATGTGGCTGCATGAATATCCCACTCATTTGGGTATTGCGTTGACCGATTGCATCACGATGGATGCTTTTTTGCGTGATTTCGATTTACCGTTCGCCGAAGCCTATCAGGGGCTGCGTCATGATTCTGGCGATCCGGTCGATTGGGGCGAGAAAGCGATTGCACATTATCAGCGCCTGAACATCGATCCGATGAGCAAAACGCTGGTCTTCTCCGACAATCTAAATCTGGATAAAGCGCTGGTGCTGTATCGTCACTTTCACCAACGCGTGAATCTGGTATTTGGCATGGGTACACGCCTGACGTGTGACATTCCCGGCGTGAAACCGCTGAATATCGTCATCAAGCTGGTGGAATGCAACGGCAAACCGGTGGCGAAACTCTCCGATAGCCCGGGTAAAACCATCTGTCAGGATCAGAACTTCGTGTGTGAGTTACGCAAAGCGTTTGACCTGCCCCGCGTGAAAAAGGCCAGTTAA
- a CDS encoding amino acid aminotransferase, with protein sequence MFENISAAPADPILGLTDLFRADDRANKINLGIGVYKDETGKTPVLTSVKKAEHYLLENETTKNYLGIDGLPAFGQCTQELLFGKQNAIIADKRARTAQTPGGTGALRVAADFIANQTSAKRIWISNPTWPNHNNVFSAVGLEICQYDYYDAANHALDFDGLLNSLNAAQAGDVVLFHGCCHNPTGIDPTAEQWAKLAELSVAKGWLPLFDFAYQGFARGLEEDAEGLRIFAALHDELIVCSSYSKNFGLYNERVGACTLVAADAATADKAFSQVKAAIRANYSNPPSHGATVVATILGNDALKAIWVQELTAMRERIQRMRQLFVNTLQEKGAQQDFSFIINQNGMFSFSGLTKEQVLRLRDEFGVYAVNSGRVNVAGMTPENMAPLCEAIVAVL encoded by the coding sequence ATGTTTGAAAATATCTCTGCCGCACCGGCCGATCCTATTCTCGGGCTGACCGATCTTTTCCGCGCCGATGACCGCGCGAATAAAATCAATCTGGGTATTGGTGTCTATAAAGATGAAACCGGCAAAACCCCGGTTCTGACCAGCGTAAAAAAAGCAGAACATTATCTGCTGGAAAATGAAACCACCAAAAATTATTTGGGCATTGACGGCTTGCCAGCATTCGGTCAGTGCACGCAGGAACTGCTGTTTGGCAAGCAGAATGCCATCATTGCCGACAAACGTGCTCGTACCGCGCAAACGCCGGGCGGAACTGGTGCTTTACGCGTAGCGGCGGATTTCATTGCAAATCAGACGTCGGCAAAACGCATTTGGATCAGCAACCCAACCTGGCCAAATCACAATAATGTGTTCTCTGCCGTCGGTTTAGAAATTTGCCAATATGACTACTACGATGCAGCAAACCATGCGCTGGATTTTGATGGCCTGCTGAACAGCCTGAATGCCGCACAGGCAGGTGACGTGGTGCTGTTCCACGGCTGCTGCCATAACCCAACCGGTATCGATCCTACTGCTGAGCAGTGGGCTAAACTGGCCGAGCTGTCGGTAGCAAAAGGCTGGCTACCGCTGTTTGACTTCGCCTATCAGGGTTTTGCCCGTGGGCTCGAAGAAGATGCGGAAGGTCTGCGCATCTTTGCCGCACTTCACGATGAACTGATCGTATGCAGCTCCTACTCTAAAAACTTCGGTTTGTACAATGAGCGCGTCGGTGCCTGTACGCTGGTTGCCGCAGATGCCGCAACGGCAGACAAAGCATTCAGTCAGGTGAAAGCCGCCATTCGCGCCAACTACTCTAACCCACCGTCACACGGCGCGACCGTTGTTGCTACCATCTTGGGTAACGACGCGTTGAAGGCCATTTGGGTGCAGGAGTTGACGGCGATGCGTGAACGCATTCAGCGTATGCGTCAGTTGTTCGTCAATACGTTGCAGGAAAAAGGCGCACAGCAGGATTTCTCCTTCATCATCAATCAGAATGGGATGTTCTCATTCAGCGGCTTGACCAAGGAGCAGGTTCTGCGCCTGCGTGACGAATTCGGCGTTTACGCGGTGAACTCAGGCCGTGTCAACGTTGCAGGGATGACGCCAGAAAACATGGCACCGCTCTGCGAAGCGATTGTTGCTGTACTCTGA
- the asnS gene encoding asparagine--tRNA ligase, whose amino-acid sequence MSVVPVVDVLQGRVAVDSEVTVRGWVRTRRDSKAGISFIAVYDGSCFNPLQAVVNNNLSNYQDDVLRLTTGCSVEITGNVVASPGEGQSFELQATHVNVVGWVDDPDTYPMAAKRHSIEYLREVAHLRPRTNLIGAVARVRHTLAQAIHRFFHENGYFWVSTPLITASDTEGAGEMFRVSTLDLENLPRTEQGKVDFSEDFFGKEAFLTVSGQLNGETYACALSNVYTFGPTFRAENSNTSRHLAEFWMIEPEVAFASLDDVAGLAENLLKYVFQAVLNERADDMAFFAERVDKDAVTRLEKFVSSDFAQVDYTDAVEILLNCGQQFENPVYWGVDLSSEHERYLAEQHFKAPVVVKNYPKDIKAFYMRMNDDGKTVAAMDVLAPGIGEIIGGSQREERLAQLDSRLEEMGLNKEDYWWYRDLRRYGTIPHSGFGLGFERLIAYVTGVQNVRDVIPFPRTPRNASF is encoded by the coding sequence ATGAGCGTAGTGCCTGTAGTCGATGTACTGCAAGGCCGTGTCGCCGTTGACAGCGAAGTCACCGTGCGCGGCTGGGTACGTACCCGGAGAGATTCTAAAGCCGGTATCTCCTTTATCGCCGTTTATGACGGCTCCTGCTTTAATCCATTACAGGCTGTCGTTAATAATAATCTCTCGAATTATCAAGATGACGTACTGCGCCTGACCACCGGTTGCTCCGTTGAAATCACCGGCAATGTTGTTGCTTCTCCAGGTGAAGGCCAAAGCTTCGAGCTGCAAGCGACCCACGTCAACGTGGTCGGCTGGGTTGACGATCCCGACACCTATCCGATGGCGGCGAAGCGTCACAGCATCGAATACCTGCGTGAAGTCGCACACCTGCGTCCACGAACCAACCTGATCGGTGCTGTTGCGCGCGTTCGTCATACGCTGGCGCAGGCGATCCACCGTTTCTTCCACGAAAACGGTTACTTCTGGGTGTCTACCCCGCTGATTACCGCATCCGATACCGAAGGTGCGGGTGAAATGTTCCGTGTATCCACACTCGATCTGGAAAACTTACCGCGTACCGAGCAAGGTAAAGTAGATTTCAGTGAAGACTTCTTTGGTAAAGAAGCATTCCTGACCGTATCCGGCCAGTTGAATGGCGAAACTTACGCCTGTGCGTTGTCCAACGTCTATACCTTTGGTCCGACTTTCCGCGCAGAAAACTCTAACACCAGTCGCCATCTGGCCGAGTTTTGGATGATCGAACCAGAAGTCGCTTTCGCTTCTCTGGATGACGTTGCGGGTCTGGCTGAAAACCTGCTGAAATATGTTTTCCAGGCCGTACTGAACGAGCGTGCCGATGATATGGCGTTCTTTGCCGAGCGCGTCGATAAAGATGCGGTCACTCGACTGGAAAAATTCGTCAGTTCCGATTTCGCACAGGTGGATTACACCGATGCCGTCGAGATCCTACTGAACTGCGGGCAGCAGTTCGAGAACCCGGTTTATTGGGGCGTTGACCTCTCCTCCGAACATGAGCGTTATCTGGCTGAGCAACACTTCAAAGCACCGGTTGTGGTTAAAAACTATCCAAAAGACATCAAAGCCTTCTACATGCGCATGAACGACGACGGTAAAACCGTTGCCGCGATGGATGTTCTGGCGCCAGGAATCGGCGAAATCATCGGGGGTTCACAGCGTGAAGAGCGTCTGGCTCAACTGGATAGCCGTCTGGAAGAGATGGGGCTGAATAAAGAAGACTACTGGTGGTATCGTGATTTACGCCGTTACGGCACCATTCCCCATTCCGGTTTCGGTTTAGGTTTTGAACGACTGATCGCCTATGTTACCGGTGTACAAAATGTGCGCGATGTAATCCCTTTCCCACGCACGCCACGGAACGCCAGTTTCTAA
- a CDS encoding porin, whose translation MMKRNILAVVIPALLVAGAANAAEIYNKDANKLDLNGRVHAGYTFNNQSDDNADNTYARLGFKGQTQITSDLTGYGTFEYQFDANKTEDRNGSAGKTRKAFAGLKFADFGSFDYGRNVGVAYNGMAYTDVLPENGGDSSITDTLTGRIGNAATFNTTNFFGLVDNLGFALQYVAKDDEQGTSSTTGLPISVDRLDRQHGDAWATSLSYDTDFGVGVVASYGAYDRTQTQQAAAGAKGDRADVWSTGLKYDANNIYVAAVYGEARNFFLTSKADGRIADESKIFELVAQYNFDFGLTPTIAYVTRKDKVDGAVNGNNYAVKYASIGGTYAFNKNFSTYVEYDINLLDKDQNKAFEQDNGDIVNVGVIYQF comes from the coding sequence ATGATGAAACGCAACATTCTTGCAGTAGTAATCCCAGCTCTGTTAGTCGCAGGCGCAGCCAACGCAGCAGAAATCTATAATAAAGATGCGAACAAGCTGGATCTTAATGGTCGTGTACACGCAGGTTATACGTTCAATAACCAAAGCGACGATAATGCAGATAACACCTATGCACGTCTGGGCTTTAAAGGCCAGACTCAGATCACCAGCGATCTGACCGGCTACGGTACATTTGAATACCAGTTCGATGCTAATAAGACCGAAGATCGTAACGGTAGTGCAGGAAAAACGCGTAAAGCCTTTGCTGGCCTGAAATTTGCTGATTTCGGCTCTTTCGACTACGGTCGTAACGTAGGCGTGGCTTACAACGGTATGGCTTACACCGACGTTCTGCCAGAAAACGGCGGCGACAGCAGCATCACTGATACTCTGACTGGCCGTATTGGCAACGCTGCAACTTTTAACACTACCAACTTTTTTGGCCTAGTAGATAACTTGGGCTTCGCTTTACAATACGTAGCTAAAGACGATGAGCAAGGTACTAGTAGCACCACAGGTTTGCCAATTTCAGTTGATCGACTGGATCGTCAGCACGGTGATGCGTGGGCGACTTCTCTGTCTTATGATACCGATTTCGGCGTAGGTGTAGTTGCCTCTTACGGTGCGTATGATCGTACTCAAACCCAGCAGGCTGCTGCTGGTGCTAAAGGCGATCGTGCTGACGTATGGTCAACGGGTCTGAAATACGACGCGAACAACATCTATGTTGCGGCGGTTTACGGTGAAGCTCGCAATTTCTTCTTGACCAGTAAAGCTGATGGCCGAATTGCTGACGAAAGCAAAATCTTTGAATTGGTTGCTCAATATAACTTTGATTTCGGTTTAACACCGACTATTGCTTATGTAACTCGTAAAGACAAAGTTGATGGTGCTGTCAACGGTAACAATTACGCGGTTAAATATGCAAGCATCGGCGGTACTTACGCATTCAACAAAAACTTCTCTACCTATGTTGAGTACGATATCAACCTGCTTGATAAAGACCAAAATAAAGCATTCGAGCAAGATAACGGCGATATCGTGAACGTGGGTGTAATCTACCAGTTCTAA
- the ldtD gene encoding L,D-transpeptidase, translating to MLLLHKRKMVRLLLRVGCLWVGSLSPSFSVLAAAPTVVSAGVVSVENSRVGLLAALPHGMTVHYLADLSSLYAQNRMQPMWADNRAVQQFQQQLAELAIAGIQPQFTTWVSWLTDPQLTGFARDIVLSDAMLGYLQFVSGVERNGNDWLYSSVPYRLQSPAVNIISQWQQAVNSGTSAAYVASLTPSHSQYAKMHEALKTMLTDNRPWPSLNLTESLRPEQQSRELVALREILQRTGMLSSTESITLFNENVSATTTPLTEQTPVVNGAVNADDRYTGELVEAVKRFQHWQGLEDDGVIGKRTRDWLNVSPQTRATLLALNIQRLRLVPDNVHTGIMVNIPNYSLIYYQDGAERLASRVIVGQPKRKTPLMSSSLYNVVVNPPWNVPTTLTRQDIIPKVVRDPGYLQRHGYTVLSGWSQDAEVIDPSMIEWQGVSAERFPYRLRQAPGANNSLGRYKFNMPNSEAIYLHDTPNHNLFQRDIRALSSGCVRVNKASELASMLLQDAGWNNSRISSTLDQGNTTFVSMKHRIPVNLYYLTAWVAEDGRPQFRTDIYNYDDTARSGTKVLPKAGLLLL from the coding sequence ATGTTGTTGTTACATAAGCGAAAAATGGTCAGGTTGTTGTTGCGCGTGGGTTGTCTTTGGGTCGGAAGCCTGTCCCCTTCGTTTTCGGTGCTGGCAGCAGCGCCTACGGTGGTATCCGCAGGTGTCGTTTCTGTAGAAAATAGCCGTGTAGGGCTTTTAGCTGCGCTACCACACGGTATGACAGTACATTATCTAGCGGATTTATCCTCGCTTTATGCTCAGAACCGGATGCAACCGATGTGGGCAGATAATCGCGCGGTTCAACAGTTCCAGCAGCAACTTGCCGAATTGGCAATAGCGGGCATACAACCGCAATTCACTACGTGGGTAAGTTGGCTGACCGATCCTCAATTAACCGGGTTTGCGCGTGATATCGTGTTATCAGACGCGATGTTGGGCTATTTGCAGTTCGTCTCTGGTGTAGAACGCAACGGTAACGATTGGCTGTATAGCAGCGTGCCTTATCGCCTGCAATCGCCCGCAGTCAATATCATTTCCCAATGGCAACAGGCCGTAAACTCCGGCACCAGCGCAGCCTATGTTGCTTCGCTGACGCCCTCGCATTCGCAATACGCCAAAATGCATGAAGCATTGAAGACAATGCTGACGGACAATCGCCCGTGGCCGAGCCTGAATCTGACCGAATCTCTACGCCCGGAACAACAGAGCCGCGAACTGGTGGCGTTGCGTGAAATTCTGCAACGTACTGGCATGTTGTCGTCAACGGAGAGCATCACGCTTTTTAATGAAAATGTCTCCGCAACCACCACGCCGCTAACCGAGCAAACGCCTGTCGTCAATGGTGCGGTTAATGCAGACGATCGCTACACGGGCGAGTTGGTCGAGGCGGTTAAACGCTTCCAGCATTGGCAGGGCCTGGAGGATGATGGTGTGATTGGTAAGCGCACGCGCGATTGGCTCAATGTTTCTCCGCAAACGCGCGCGACGCTGCTGGCGTTGAATATCCAGCGTTTGCGCCTGGTACCGGATAATGTTCATACCGGTATTATGGTGAATATCCCCAATTACTCACTGATCTATTATCAGGACGGTGCTGAGCGTTTAGCGTCGCGCGTTATTGTCGGGCAACCGAAACGCAAGACACCGCTAATGAGCAGTTCACTGTATAACGTCGTGGTCAATCCGCCGTGGAATGTGCCTACAACGCTGACGCGGCAAGATATCATTCCTAAGGTTGTGCGCGATCCTGGCTATCTGCAGCGCCATGGCTATACGGTGTTGTCTGGCTGGAGTCAGGATGCAGAGGTGATTGACCCTTCAATGATCGAGTGGCAAGGGGTGTCGGCAGAGCGTTTCCCATATCGTCTGCGTCAGGCACCTGGCGCAAATAACTCGTTGGGGCGCTATAAATTTAATATGCCGAACTCGGAAGCGATTTATCTGCATGACACGCCTAATCATAATCTGTTTCAGCGAGATATCCGGGCGCTAAGCTCCGGTTGCGTGCGGGTCAATAAGGCATCGGAACTGGCTAGCATGCTGCTACAGGATGCAGGCTGGAATAATAGCCGCATTTCTTCCACGTTGGATCAGGGAAATACCACCTTTGTTTCAATGAAACATCGCATACCGGTTAATCTCTATTACCTGACCGCGTGGGTGGCTGAAGATGGCAGGCCGCAATTCCGAACAGATATTTACAATTATGATGATACCGCCCGATCGGGGACGAAAGTACTTCCCAAAGCAGGGCTGTTGCTTCTGTAA
- a CDS encoding MBL fold metallo-hydrolase, which yields MKYQIVPVTAFSQNCTLLWCEKTNEAAIVDPGGDAEKIKHAVADAGILVKQILLTHGHLDHVGAAAELAGHYQVSIIGPQIEDAFWLEGLPAQSRMFGLEECAPLTPSRWLQEGDEVSVGETTLAVFHCPGHTPGHIVFFDTESRLAQVGDVIFNGGVGRTDFPQGDHQALIASIKNKLLPLGDDVTFIPGHGPMSTLGHERKTNPFLREDAAIW from the coding sequence ATGAAATATCAAATCGTCCCGGTGACGGCATTTAGCCAGAACTGCACATTGTTATGGTGTGAAAAAACCAATGAAGCAGCGATTGTCGATCCCGGTGGTGACGCTGAAAAAATCAAACATGCCGTCGCAGATGCAGGAATTTTGGTTAAACAGATTCTGTTGACGCATGGTCATCTGGATCACGTCGGTGCAGCAGCAGAACTGGCGGGGCACTATCAGGTGTCGATTATTGGCCCGCAGATTGAAGATGCTTTCTGGCTGGAAGGCTTACCTGCACAGAGCCGTATGTTTGGCTTGGAAGAGTGTGCGCCGCTGACACCATCACGCTGGCTGCAGGAAGGTGATGAAGTCAGCGTCGGAGAAACGACACTGGCGGTTTTCCACTGTCCTGGCCATACACCGGGCCACATTGTTTTCTTTGATACCGAATCACGGCTGGCACAGGTTGGCGATGTGATTTTCAACGGTGGCGTAGGGCGCACTGATTTCCCTCAAGGCGATCATCAGGCGTTAATTGCGTCCATCAAGAATAAGCTGCTGCCGCTGGGTGACGACGTGACGTTTATTCCGGGGCACGGTCCAATGTCGACATTAGGACATGAGCGTAAAACCAATCCTTTCCTGCGTGAAGATGCCGCTATTTGGTAA